The DNA region AAAGAAACCTTACCGTAAACAACAAACAAGAGAAGCTATAACTGTTCTTTATCATGACAATGATTTACTTTGCTCCAACTAATAAGTATAGTAACGTTATATGCTGTTCTTAAGGATAAATCATGACTAGACTGGAGTTCTACTAAGAAAGTAGAAAACTACCATGATGCAACATATCATCCAATGGATTTATCATCACAATGATAGGATAAGATAAGATACAGTGGGGACTTTCTGAATTTTTCATTGCTTTGAGTTACGTATGTGATCCCCAATATGCAACCTAGTGAAGATGCTTACACAAAATTCTCGATTTGTAAAATGGAATATAGGAACAGAAAAAAGAGAAACGACTCAACAGGGATGTCAACAGCATGACACCTAAAGAAGGTCGTTGTATTTTCAAATCCAAACAAAAGAAACCATAAGTATTACCTCCAGAAAACCAAGGATGGATATCATATTCTCTTTTAGGAGAGTAAATGGAGGAATGACTAATGGGGTGGAACTGAGAGTAGCACCAAGAAACTCCTGCAAATGATCAATAAAACCAACAGAAGTCTTGAAAGCGAATCGCTGCTCTCCAACAACAGGATAGTGCTCTTGCATCCACTTGAAACGGTTTAAAAGTCCTTCAGAGATCAAAGGACAGGAGTTTCAGATATTCACTTTAtacggaaaaaaaaagaatatgcaTCCAAACCTTGCTCAGTGCCACATATTCCTTTAGGCTTTCCAGTAGATCCGGAAGTGTACATGAGATAACAAAACTTCCTTTGCTTCTCTTTCTCGCAAGGCCAAACAAGGCTCGAGGAGGGAGCAGTTACATCACTCAACCTCTCACTCATGGAAAAGAACAGCACAGGGAGTGCGATGCTGCTCTGAACAAGCCAATGCGATCTGCGAAGCGGCGCACACCCGAACTGATCGAAAGAAGAGCCGCAGGCGATAACAAGAGAGACATTCGAAGAGGAAACAATAGACAAGACTCTATCTCTCGGCCAAGAAGGATCTAAAGGCAAAAAGGCTTCTCCGATCCTCAAAACAGAAAGCACAGAGATTATGTATTCGACCGAAGGCGGCATGTATAAGGCCAACACCTTTGGGGTGTATACATCTGATGACTCAGCTTCTTCGAGCTTATCTGTAGTAGTAATGCCTGGAGGTTGTtttgttggtggtggtggtgtgaTGAGGTGAGGGTCGTTGTTGTGGCCAGGAACATCGAGGAGGATGCGACGGAGACGGAAGCTGAGAGAATCGATGGATGAAGATAGTTCGGCGAAGGTGAAAACTGTGTCGCCGTCGTGAACAGGGGAAGGAGGAGGTTGAGGAGAATCCGAGATAAATCTCGCCGCGGAATGGATGACGGCGACTCTGTGAGGGTTTGTGGAGGCTGCATCGGTGAATATGTGAGAAATGCAGCAGCTATTGCTCATCGGAAAGCTTTTTAAAGATTTCTCTTAGAATTTAACTGCTCTCGACTCGGAAGTCAGAAGACTAGAGGAACTATATGAGAAATCGTCTCCAATGCCCGTGGAAGAAAAATTTAAAGCCATGATATCCTTGTTATAACGAGATttcattttacaattaaatttaaatcgAAAAATGAGTGAAATACTAATAAGCCAACAGAAGTGATGATATTTACAAAGGAAACCAGGGTCAAATCCACCCGAGACCCACTCATCCAATGACCCGTCCGATTTATATGGGTAAACCAACTAAACCAACTAAACCAACAAAATCCCTAAAAGCAAACGCGATTTCTGATCGAAATCGCTTATctcacctttttttttctctttctccttATCTCTATCGCGAAAGAGAAACTATGACAAGAGGTTAAGACGATTCCTCCTCCTTCGCCTCTCCCCCAGCTCAGCTCGACCTCCACTCTTCTCTCCTGCCGCTTCTCTACCGCCGCCGCCGTTGTCTGCTTAAACCAATCACCTGACGTATCTGTAAGTTGTGGTCTCAGATCTCCGCTTTGAGCTTTCTTTTGGAAGTAGGTTCTAATGGATTTGCAATTGAAATGCATTGGTATATAATGCAATTCAATGGTTGAATGAGAATGTATAGGCAGTAGAATTGGAGAATGTATAGGCATCTCGCTTCTCATTGGACTTAGATCGACCTTGTTCATGATAATTGTAGTATAACTGTATAACTCGGGACAACTAATAGAACTGTGGATAACTTTAACTGTATAACTCGGGACAACTAATAGAACTGTGGATAACTTGGTTTGTTCTGGTTTAGGCAGGATACAATGAGCAATCATGTAAGTGGTATACCTGGTAGTCCGGAAGAGAGCTACAAGATGATGTATAGCTATTTGTACATGTTAAAGCAAGTGAATCCAGGAACAAAAACTTGTGTGAAATTGGATGATGCAAGTAAATTCAAGTACCTCTTCATAGCTTTGGGAGCTTGCATTGAAGGGTTTGCATTTATGAGGAAAGTGATAGTTGTGGATGCGACATCGCTGAAGAACAAATATGGTGGTGTTCTAGTTTTCGCGGAAGCTCAAGATCCTAATGGTCAAAGTTATCCACTTGCGTTTGCAGTACTAGATAGTGAGAATCTTACTAGTTGGACTTGGTTTTTCGAGATGCTTAAAAGTGTTATACCAGACTCTTCTGAACTAGTTTTCATGAGTGAAAGAAATCAGAGTCTGATCTTCGCTATAGGAAGCGTGTTTCCAGAGGCTCACCATGGGCATTGTTTATGGCATTTGAAGGAAAAGGTGAAATGGCATGCTGGTAACGTCAACAAGGTTATAGTCGGGCATAAATTTATGGAGTTGGACAGATATTACACGGTGGATGACTTCAACTCTGCTTACGACTCATTTGAAAAAAGATATCCTGCTGTGTACAAGTATGTGCAGGAACATACTGAAAAGGACAAATGGGCAAGAGTTTTTTTCCCACGTGACAGGTACAACTTCGATACAATCAACAGTGTGGAATCAATGAAGAGCGTGTTTAAAGAGGCAACGACGTGGGCATTAATACCAATGTTGGATTGTATCGTCAGGAAATTCTCTGATTGGTTCACTCAACGGAAGGAAGATGTTTCTAGATCAATCGATACAAGCCTGGTGCCTCTAGTTGAGAAGTACTTGCACGGTCTATGGGGTGTTGCACAAAAGCTATCTGTACGGGAGATTAATAGTTATGAGCTTAAGTACGAGATCACTGACACTGCTGGAAAGATGTTTTGGGCGAGCTTGGTTGAAAAATCTTTTACTTGCAAGGTGTGGGATTATGAAAAGTTTCCTTGCCTGCACGGACTGGCAGCTTACATCTATTTCACTACGAATGTTGATGGCGGCCTTAATATCCATGAGCTGTGCTCAAAATACTACTGGACGGAATTGTGGGCTTTGGCGTATGACAAGACACTTTGTGTTGTGCCCGACATGTCTTCTTGGAATGTACCAGATCAGATTAAGGAGGTGAAGATCATACCTCCGGATCGCATCAGGAGGAAGGGAAGGAAAAGAGTTGGATGAATTTGAAGTGATGTAACACCTAGGAAAACtttattttgttgtattttAACTTTAAGTGTTTTGTTCGAGAACTATGGATTACTACGGAAAACTTTGGTATTACTACGGAAAACCTTGGTATGACTACGGAAAACTTTGGTATTACTACGGAAAACTTTGGTATTACTACGGAAAACCTTGGACTACGGAAAACCTTGGTATTACTACGGAAAATCTTGGTATTACTACGGAGAACTTTGGTATTAATACGGAAAATTTTGGTATTACTACGGAAAATTTTGGTATTACTACGGAAAACCAGTAATCTTAACACAACATCACATTAATTAGGAGATAGTCTTTAACACAACATCACACAATTCCACAAATCCAAACATAAGGCTTATTGCAGAAACTAAAGGAGATCTCAAACTAACGACACAAATCCAAACAACATAAGGCTTCTCATTTACGGGTAAGAAGGTCCTTAAGCTGAGCAATTTCTTCAGCCATTTTGTGCATCTCTTCAGCCATTTTGTCCACATCCTGCCTTAAGGAGCGAACCTCTTCCTCAACCCCGAGAACCCATGGTTGACGGAAGTGGAACCCATCATTCTGCAAGTTTCACATGGTTGCACTCAGTTTGACATTTTGCATAAGTTAAGGAAGTAGAGAAAATGTAAATTACCTTGTACTCATTACAAGTGAAGTACCTTCGGCCTGGTAGAAAATCCTTATCTGTTGGATTAGTAGAAACCTCGTCGACGATTCGTCCCCCACATGGGCACGAAGTTGGAATCCCGTGTTCAGCATCGCAAATAAACTGAAGCATGTCAAAatgtttcttcatcttcttcatctccttccttTCCTGATTCTCAACCCATGGATCCATTTGTTCGCAAAAGGTGATAGAGAGACGAGGGGATTCTCTGGGAGAGGAGAAGGAAGGAGAGGAATCgaggaaaagagagagagaagagaggagagagagaagtgaGAGGGAAGTGGGAATCTATTTTCCCCTCGAAAATCCCGCCTTGACTCATAAAAGTCCGccaaaaattctaaattttttcgAAATCCCGCCTAATATATACACGTAGTTCTACTCAAGATAGTAGTTGTACAAAATTACCAAATAGTTGTACTTTCGgtgattttcaataattttagtattacatgtaattataaaacacttttttagttgtacaataaaatataagattcGAAAAGATGAATATTGGTGTTTTACGTAATAAAAGtgtgaaaacatattttataatggaaTCTAATATTGAGTAATCACATATTTCACAAAATGTCTATGAAAGTGTATGTAGTGTGATGGGTTGTTTTTTTGATTGCagagtataatatatttttttcatgttgAATATAACATTTTTCGACTACTAaagataatatttcttattctgatttccaatttcaaacatttttatttCGAAATTCGATTAAAGAAAGTCATACTAGTAATACAAAATCAGAAAACAGTTATCCATagtagtatttgtatttttattctagaaactagtatttatatttatttttatgtatttattttttattctagaaattagtatttgtattttttcttaattttttgattctagaaactagtatttatactaaatgacaAATAAAGCAAagtcaaataaaacaaagtaaaataaaacaaagtaaaattttTCAATGTATCTATTTTTAagtctttgataaaaaaaatttatatggtaTTAAAGGACAAATAAAGTAAagtcaaataaaacaaagtaaaactTTTCAATAAAACAGGAGGTTCCATCTTCAATCGCCACAATCCTCTACTCATATTGTTTATTAACTTGATTGTCACCACCATATCGAGTTATGGCTTTATCTCCGATTTCATCATCATTCGAATGGCACACCTCATAGTTCATACCTACATAATTTCGTTTCCCCGCTTTTGAACTTCGTTTTGAACTTGGTTTGCCCGCTCTTGAAAGTTGCTCTGAGAGTTCTAACCTTTCGATGACCTCCACCAACAAAATGCACCTACGGTTGTTTTTATCAAGGGACAAAAGATAACCACAAAGATCCTCCTCATCACAAATGACGAATTTCTCGTCACTCCCAACCAGCAGTGGAATGTAACTCAATTTCAACTTCACATTACATTCATCAAGCCCCACCTTTTTGCATATGCGTGCTTCTACCATTGAAAGATCTATCTCCTCCACAGCATGCTTCAACACTAAACAATACATGCGACCTTCGCATCTGAAGTGTATGATGACGTTGTGGCTCATTGTAGCCTGCCAAAACCATTCAATACCATCCATTATACATTCGAAGTTATACCTGTTTTACTAGTTCTACAATAATCATCAGTAATACTAGTTTTTTCTAGTTCTACTGTCGTACCCGTTTTGAATTTGAGGTTGAATCTACATTCAGCGCACTAGAATCGAACAATACAACCATTCTCCTACTCAATTCAACTAATAATGGAATCGTATAATAATAGATACCAGGATGCAACATCTAAATCCATTTCAATCTGGTTTCTAAGCTCATTCAAGAGAGGAGCTTTGGAACCCTAAAACCGAGAGCCTCGTTCTCCTCTAAAACCTACCTCTTCGACCCTTAAACAGCGCCGGAAGACGACGGAGGACCGAATCGGAGTGAGGCCGGAGTTTGCTGGAGTAGCAATCAATCGAGCGATCGGGTTCCCTTTTCCAAAACGCAATCTCCTCAAACCGCAATCGTGCAATCGAGCTGCTGTCCGTACGGTCGGTATAGGAGATCGATATCTCCATTTCgtcggtttgattttttttttctttctaattttgatgttttctttATTCTGAGGCTAATTTCGTAATTTTATATGGTTTAATGAATATGAAGGATATGAAGATGAGTAAGGGATATAAGTGATTTAAATTTCTCTTCCAAGGGTAATGGAAATGATGTCTCGAACTATATGGCTTGAACTTAAATACCTGTTTTTTTACAATacattgatttctttttttttttgagtcaacatatatatattgattttttatttttttttctgaaacacttATTGATTTAAACAAGGAATTGGTTGTCAAAATGGGTCGTTTTTAAGTTATGCATTGGGTACTTTAAACAAGTACCAAACTgaaaatacaaagaaataaaTTCTATTAGATaactattttcatttttttcacaaaaatagcTTTCAAGAtggaaaaataatcaaataatttctATTAAAGGATAACATAAACATTTATACCTTTTGGATTAACTAATATAGACTTAAGGGGTGAGTTTTGTAGATAGAgttttaaatttcaataaataaaaataaaaaatactaaaatttttaaaataaaaagagactatttttggtcattttatttttttaagttattttattttgaaaactatttttgtgacaaaaaacttaaaaactattttagaaTATCCCGAGAAACATAAATCTATAAATTGGACAGCTAGAACCCAAATATTGTATGAACTAATTTAAATCCAACCCGGACACTGAACCGGATGATAGTCCGGGTCGCCGGATTTTCGGACAGACGGCGAATGAATCGCGGATTAATaattgaattagttttattataaagtAATATATCAGCTATggaaataaattaacaaaagcTAAATTGacatattttctaaatgttttgtAAAAcgtaaaataatagtttggatatttaaaaaatactaagcttgattttttatattttatttgtatttggcatacaaaatatcaaaaaatatagtttagacTATCTTAatttttgtaacaagttaagagttatgacatctaacaaaaatatcaaacattaaaaattcgtaaatatttaaatgtttaatatgaataataaaattcagatctaaaataaaccaaaagtaaaatatcatcaataaattatatataacaaaaataaactaacacccaatcaaattaattaattatggttctctatatcattgttcacttctttttttcaagtaaaaactataaaataatatgtaaaagttatttatttgcTTAACCATTGGTTCAATCGGTAACTGAATTCTGGATTTTAGtgaattttaacaattttattggactttaaaaatattgattttttcataaaatccGAACCAAATTTTCTAGGATCACCGGATTTACCGGTTCAAATGTGGGTCCAGATCAAATTTCAGAACAGTGAATTAAagtaatttaacaaaaaacttGAGAGAGAGACAGTAAACTCCCGAAATGGTACAGGAGAAAAGAGAATCAGAATAACCAATGTTAGCTGTTTTCGAGACCAAGCAATAGTAATACAGTActgattattttaaaacttttttgtcagaaatatttaatttatcaatTAGTCTGaaattctatataatatattactagATTTTAATTCGCGTTTCGAAAGCAGAAATTTTTTTTACactatatacaaagtttgtgattaatatttttgaagttgTTGTATATTGTTATGTTACAAAATCATATGAtatagaagaaaataatttgtttaagttatataattcatgtattagtttatttaagattttgtaTGTACACTCTTGTAAACTCTTTTATAGACATGAACATTTTATCAACCCCGAAAAACCAAGCTGAAATCGACCAGGAAATATAGGTGCAGTTTGAGTCCATATTTACATATTCGATTTTTTTGGATCCGCAGTTTTCTTTTAAAGTCAAGATCATACCTGAACCTTACCGAGTACCCAAGTACATGAAATGTTCTgtgtatattaaataaatttgagtatttcatatattttttggtaTCACAAATACTTTTAAGTTTTGGGTTCaggtttttcaattttaatttcgGGTATcagataaaattaaatttaaaaagaatgtATTTTGGGTATTCGGAaaattgtctttttattttttggatcagAACAGATTGGTTTATTTTGAGTCTTTTGGGTATTTCaatattttgggtatttgtttggatttttggattttttgtatttcaatatttttttggggGGAGGGGGGAGCTAGGTATTTCGAGTATTTTTACGTATCCACATTTTTTCTCACtatccctctctctcttttctccttCTTTCCTACCCTAtgttttttattgtattttttctttcctttttttcttcaaataaagTGGAACATGTTACTTATCTTTTTTTACTCCTACTTTTCTCGgtctcttcctttttttggGTGTATCCCcactttatttttatgtatcGATCAAccattttcaattatttttacttttaaaaatataattattaatgaCTAGTATAGCCAAAAGCATGGGAACAAAACAGAAATTAtgtttatcttaaaataatattttataaataataaataaactactttaataatagtttaatcaataattaattccaaaataaatttaaatttcttttatataaattattattcccaatctaaatttttaaatctatGNNNNNNNNNNNNNNNNNNNNNNNNNNNNNNNNNNNNNNNNNNNNNNNNNNNNNNNNNNNNNNNNNNNNNNNNNNNNNNNNNNNNNNNNNNNNNNNNNNNNTATCACTgaattaactatttttataagttatttGTTTCATAAAAGTTATTTTGACACTTCTTGTTGTTATGTAAAGAGTATCATATAAGAATTCTAATTCAGtcatatctattttttttgactttaatataattttaaaaaatcttttgatttcataaataattttaattattttaaaaattgattaaatagatatatttgTTAAGAACATGAATGCATTTAATCATTCTTAATCTTTgtacaaaaatatcaaattatattctTCCTAAAAGGGAAGatatctattattttatataaatttgaagatctattattacatttttatccATACAAACATATATCGTGGGTGGATTACTAGCAAGACTAAAAGTACTTTGTACTAAGTTGGATTACTTTGAAGAAAATCCAATTGATGGAGGTTGTAGAATAAAATCCAATTGATGGAGGTTATAGGATAAATAAGAATAAAATCCAATTGATTGTTAACTGTGTTATTCGTGGGCTACTCGGATGGAGATCTGTGTTCTCGAGGAAAGTGGCTTCCCTCGGATGAAGCTTGTTTTTGAGGGACGGTTGCTCGTGGAATTTTTTTGGAACCTTACTCTCATCccaaatctattctattaattttccAGCATGTCCCATTGATATTAGTTAtgtccatttaaaaaaaaattgaattttatataactgCAATAATTATATCAAAACACGTTATAATTTTCTCTACCAAAATCAACATGTTTTAAGCGGTTTTTATTGATCATCAATTAATTTATCAGTAACCAACAAATACAGAATTCATACACAAATACAGAGTACAAACTACAATCTATCCATTTGTGGTTTCTGAAATCATAGCTGCTTTCCTTTATTCCACTTACTCTTACTATAAAAATTAAGACAAAGGCCATGTTCGAAAATGCAGGTAAGGCATCCAAGTACGCGTTTGCGAGAGCAGTGCTTGAGCGTTGGCGATTTCTTCATTGAGCAAATCGAAGGtcaccatttttttttgagttttgaatgTTTAAAACTGAGGTTTATGGCAGATCTATGTATTTGAGACATAACTAATACGTTAACACACAACAATTTGATAATTAACAGGGAAATAGTTGATGGCCGCCATGAAATAGATTTACAGAGTCAAAGCCCTAAAAAATAATTCTGGGGAAAATGatgaaaaatttacaattatgccactaattaaaaaagataaattaaataaaaacgcAAAAATAACTTTTGTCGTATAGAACTCGGAAACTAAACGACTGAACCAACAACATTTGCCACCAGCCCActgaaatttaatattatttattctcaaatttattaattacaaaacCCGGTTCAACCGAGTCCAAGCATAACCGATTGATTTTGATTCTTAATAGTTACATTTCTTGATTAGTCCCTGATTTTAGTCGTTTGTATTAGGAaaccaaaatcattttttccttACTCacagttattttattttcagtatACACACTTGCTATATTTTCTATTGCCTTTATAGAAATAActttacataaataaatttggtcatttatattatttctgtTCATacttataatttaatttttgaaatatatttttctttaaggGTTACATAATCTAAAAactaagtattttttttttaaaaaatgatcaTATCTTcaaatacacacacacacacacacacacatatatatatatatatatataacaaaaatatataaatttctcAAAACCCGGTTAAACTGATTCGACCAGTCATCCAGTAATAATAAAGAATCGATGTCagatccggttttcaaaacactgatcTGAGTTCGgttttttgataattttgcaTAAAAAATAAGTTACTTTTTCCATTAGATTTCCTTATaatctaaaacatataaaatatattttctggaTCTAACAACCATTTAAATTGCCTACTAATTGCAAGGAAATTTTTCTAAGTTAAATAAATATGCGAGTAATAAGAACATTTAAATTTCCTAATAATATATAACGTTAGTTTAGAAGatctattttatgaaaaaaattatattgttttatctatttaatatatctatttaattactattttgtTACCAATCAAAATTGTACcaatactttgttattttttttaaagaaaattactatttaaaataaggtgacatatctatactattaaaacatgtaTATGTCCAGTTGATATTAGTTAAGTCCAATTAAAAAAAGTTGAATTTATATAACTGCATCTATAACTATATCAAAACGCTGACCACATTATAATTTTCTCTACCAAATTAGTTATCACGTTTTCTTTGAAAGCAATTTTTatgatcaatactattaaaataggaacatGCCCTATTGATATAGTTGGgtccaattttaaaaaaaaattatatataactgcTTATATCTGCATATTAATATAACTACAAAAGAGCTTGAGTAATATTATAACGTAAATGGTTATAATGATAACTGCTAAACCTAAATTTGTGGGGAAGTTATAACTAcactcatttttatttaaatcatgtacaaattttttatcataaatatatttttataataattaaattaaataatgatttttaaaatatacataaccCGCGGATAGCCACAAATTTAAACGGAGCGGGTGCGGgcacaaaattatttgtttgcgggttgtgagggttatattttataaccaaaaccaaactgaaaaccCGTGGGTTGGCGGGTCAGCAGGGCGAATTCGATCCATAATCCAACCTTAATCGTGCGTATActggatcaatttttaaattgctattatttaataaaatatattttgattaaaatttatataaaaatatgattaccaaaaaacaaatataatcagaaaaaaaaatatcaaaaattaaatttaaaacaaaaatatacccgtttttttaagggcgggtcaaaagctagtaaattttaaatttcaacgCCTTCTTTGCTTATTTTGACATCTGGTATCTAGGTGCTTCGATTCTCTGATGATTATGTGTTTGTCCCAGGAGGTTTAAATGTTCTGgttcctttttttattttttttaagtttatgtGCTCGACTTATGGCTGGAAAAAAGTATGTTCTTTGCCGGCTTAGACATGTAAAATTTGCATTTCACCCGTtttagatgacaaaaaaatagtataCAAATTCACTCAAAGCTATGCCTTTGCTGCGTACAAATACTTGTATGctttcaataaataaataaaatttacaaagaaTATTCACTTACTATGCGCGATATCATTTCCATTAATATCTTGTTGACAAGTGATGCAcgtatttttattcaaaaatgaTGTAATATCTTTTTTCCCCTTTGTTGTTTTTTCATCCATTTCTTTCTTCAAGATCTAACTTTCTGAATATTTCTTGACACGTTCTCATCTCTAAAAGCTTTTCGATAAAAGGGAACTCTGCATTTCATGATGCACTTGAGATCGTTCAAGTTGCCTTTGAGGATCTCAACGACCTAAttttaagacaaaaaaaatcaaaacaaaggtGATTTCTTTACTTGTTATACCAGACAGAGTTTGGTTATGTACCTGACTCATCGCAGGCCTCTCTATTGATGATTCTTGGATTGATAGCGAAGCAGCCAGAAGCACAAGTTTAATCTGCATCCAATCATATTCGCCCGCTAAAGATGGATCAATTAGCTCTCTAattttgttcttcttcatcaatgGTTTGGCCTGAGAAACAAAGACCAATGAACTAAGAACAGATGTGTAATTTCAACCCTCAAA from Raphanus sativus cultivar WK10039 chromosome 8, ASM80110v3, whole genome shotgun sequence includes:
- the LOC130494533 gene encoding protein FAR-RED ELONGATED HYPOCOTYL 3-like — encoded protein: MSNHVSGIPGSPEESYKMMYSYLYMLKQVNPGTKTCVKLDDASKFKYLFIALGACIEGFAFMRKVIVVDATSLKNKYGGVLVFAEAQDPNGQSYPLAFAVLDSENLTSWTWFFEMLKSVIPDSSELVFMSERNQSLIFAIGSVFPEAHHGHCLWHLKEKVKWHAGNVNKVIVGHKFMELDRYYTVDDFNSAYDSFEKRYPAVYKYVQEHTEKDKWARVFFPRDRYNFDTINSVESMKSVFKEATTWALIPMLDCIVRKFSDWFTQRKEDVSRSIDTSLVPLVEKYLHGLWGVAQKLSVREINSYELKYEITDTAGKMFWASLVEKSFTCKVWDYEKFPCLHGLAAYIYFTTNVDGGLNIHELCSKYYWTELWALAYDKTLCVVPDMSSWNVPDQIKEVKIIPPDRIRRKGRKRVG
- the LOC130499142 gene encoding uncharacterized protein LOC130499142; its protein translation is MDPWVENQERKEMKKMKKHFDMLQFICDAEHGIPTSCPCGGRIVDEVSTNPTDKDFLPGRRYFTCNEYKNDGFHFRQPWVLGVEEEVRSLRQDVDKMAEEMHKMAEEIAQLKDLLTRK